In Palaemon carinicauda isolate YSFRI2023 chromosome 21, ASM3689809v2, whole genome shotgun sequence, the following proteins share a genomic window:
- the cta gene encoding guanine nucleotide-binding protein subunit alpha homolog isoform X2, which translates to MRIIHGYRFAHDEIEEYRQTIYKNIVMGMKVLLDARDKLRIPWGDPDREQYGHHVMKFMGSMSLDRHVFLEYSPSVKELWKDSGIRQAYSRRAEYQLMDSVSYFFNDLDRIAILEYIPTDKDILHCRKATKAITEFTIPIQNVPFLFVDVGGQRTQRQKWFQCFESVTSILFLASSSEFDQRLLEDRITNRLEESLNIFGTIVNNRSFRDVSVILFLNKTDLLIQKVRSRQSNISHYFTDFVGNPHDEKCVQHFILHKFVEQRRADNNRRPLFHHFTTAVDTENIKVVFNSVKDTILQRNLETLMLQ; encoded by the exons ATGCGAATTATTCACGGGTATCGCTTTGCTCATGATGAGATCGAAGAATACAGACagactatatacaaaaatattgttaTGGGTATGAAG GTATTATTAGATGCAAGAGATAAGTTGAGAATACCTTGGGGCGACCCTGATCGAGAGCAATATGGGCATCATGTTATGAAATTTATGGGTTCCATGTCCTTAGATCGACATGTTTTTCTTGAATATTCACCTAGTgttaaagagctttggaaagataGTGGTATTCGACAAGCTTACAGTAGACGGGCAGAATACCAGTTG atGGATAGTGTATCATATTTCTTCAATGACTTAGATAGAATAGCAATATTG GAGTACATTCCAACTGATAAAGATATACTCCATTGTCGAAAGGCTACCAAAGCAATCACAGAATTTACCATACCTATCCAAAATGTACCCTTCCTCTTCGTGGATGTTGGGGGACAGCGAACACAAAGACAAAAGTGGTTCCAGTGTTTTGAAAGCGTCACGTCTATCTTATTTCTTGCATCGTCTTCAGAATTTGACCAAAGACTACTGGAAGACAG AATAACCAATAGACTGGAAGAGTCTCTGAATATATTTGGAACAATTGTCAACAATCGTAGTTTTCGTGATGTGTCTGTCATTCTCTTTCTGAACAAGACAGATCTTCTTATTCAGAAAGTTCGCTCCAGACAGAGCAATATTTCTCACTACTTCACAGATTTTGTG GGTAATCCTCATGACGAGAAGTGCGTTCAGCATTTTATTCTACACAAATTTGTCGAACAGCGCAGAGCCGATAACAATCGTAGGCCGCTCTTCCATCACTTCACCACTGCAGTTGACACTGAGAACATTAAAGTTGTATTTAACTCTGTAAAGGATACAATTCTGCAGCGAAATTTGGAAACACTAATGTTACAATGA